The Bacteroidales bacterium genome window below encodes:
- a CDS encoding gluconate 5-dehydrogenase produces the protein MANFSLSGKIALVTGASYGIGFAIASALSEAGATIVFNDIKQDLVDSGMAAYKEKGIQAHGYVCDVTNEDAVNELVKKIEKEVGVIDILVNNAGIIKRIPMTEMSAADFRQVIDVDLNAPFIVAKSVIPGMIKKGRGKIINICSMMSELGRETVSAYAAAKGGLKMLTRNIASEYGEYNIQCNGLGPGYIATPQTAPLRTEGHPFNAFIMSKTPAARWGTPEDLAGPAVFLASEASDFVNGHILYVDGGILAYLGKAPK, from the coding sequence ATGGCAAATTTTTCATTATCAGGCAAAATCGCTCTTGTTACAGGGGCTTCATACGGTATTGGTTTTGCTATTGCATCTGCCCTATCCGAGGCAGGAGCAACGATTGTTTTCAATGATATCAAACAGGATCTGGTGGATAGCGGTATGGCAGCCTATAAAGAGAAAGGGATTCAGGCACACGGTTATGTGTGTGATGTTACCAATGAGGATGCCGTGAACGAGCTGGTCAAAAAAATAGAAAAAGAAGTCGGCGTGATCGATATTTTGGTCAATAATGCCGGGATCATCAAACGGATACCCATGACTGAAATGTCAGCGGCTGATTTCCGTCAGGTCATTGATGTGGATCTGAACGCTCCTTTTATTGTGGCTAAGTCGGTTATTCCCGGTATGATCAAAAAAGGACGTGGAAAAATTATCAATATCTGCTCCATGATGAGCGAACTGGGACGTGAAACGGTATCAGCCTATGCTGCGGCGAAAGGCGGTCTAAAGATGCTGACGCGTAACATTGCATCCGAGTATGGTGAATACAACATCCAATGTAATGGTTTGGGCCCCGGTTATATTGCAACTCCGCAAACAGCTCCGCTACGTACCGAAGGACACCCTTTCAATGCTTTTATCATGTCGAAAACTCCGGCTGCCCGTTGGGGAACACCTGAAGACCTGGCAGGTCCTGCCGTATTCCTTGCATCAGAAGCATCTGATTTCGTG